A single region of the Panthera tigris isolate Pti1 chromosome B1, P.tigris_Pti1_mat1.1, whole genome shotgun sequence genome encodes:
- the LOC102948536 gene encoding very-long-chain enoyl-CoA reductase encodes MKHYEVEILDAKTREKLCFLDKVEPHATIAEIKNLFTKTHPQWYPAHQSLRLDPKGKSLKDEDVLQKLPVGTTATLYFRDLGAQISWVTVFLTEYAGPLFIYLLFYFRVPFIYSHKYDFTSSRHMVVHLACICHSFHYIKRLLETLFVHRFSHGTMPLRNIFKNCTYYWGFAAWMAYYINHPLYTPPTYGAQQVKLALAIFVICQLGNFSIHMALRDLRPAGSKTRKIPYPSKNPFTWLFLLVSCPNYTYEVGSWIGFAIMTQCLPVALFSLVGFTQVTIWAKGKHRSYLKEFRDYPPLRMPIIPFLL; translated from the coding sequence ATGAAACACTATGAGGTGGAGATTCTGGACGCGAAGACGCGAGAGAAGCTGTGCTTCCTGGACAAGGTGGAGCCCCATGCCACCATTGCCGAGATCAAGAACCTCTTCACCAAGACCCATCCACAGTGGTACCCTGCCCACCAGTCCCTCCGCCTGGACCCCAAGGGCAAGTCCCTGAAGGATGAGGACGTCCTGCAGAAGCTGCCTGTGGGCACCACGGCCACACTCTACTTCCGGGACCTGGGGGCCCAGATCAGCTGGGTGACGGTCTTCCTGACCGAGTACGCAGGGCCCCTTTTCATCTACCTGCTCTTCTACTTCCGGGTGCCCTTCATCTACAGCCACAAGTATGACTTCACGTCCAGCCGGCACATGGTGGTGCACCTTGCCTGCATCTGCCACTCATTCCACTACATCAAGCGTCTGCTGGAGACGCTCTTCGTGCACCGCTTCTCCCACGGCACCATGCCCCTGCGCAACATCTTCAAGAACTGCACCTACTACTGGGGCTTCGCCGCATGGATGGCCTATTACATTAACCACCCTCTCTACACACCCCCCACCTATGGAGCTCAGCAGGTGAAACTGGCCCTCGCCATCTTCGTGATCTGCCAGCTTGGCAACTTTTCCATCCACATGGCCCTGCGGGACCTGCGGCCAGCTGGGTCCAAGACCAGGAAGATCCCATACCCCTCCAAGAACCCCTTCACCTGGCTCTTCCTGCTGGTGTCCTGCCCCAACTATACGTACGAGGTGGGATCCTGGATTGGCTTTGCCATCATGACACAGTGTCTCCCAGTGGCCCTCTTCTCCCTGGTGGGCTTCACTCAGGTGACCATCTGGGCCAAGGGCAAGCACCGCAGCTACCTGAAGGAGTTCCGGGACTACCCGCCTCTGCGCATGCCCATCATCCCCTTCCTGCTCTGA